CTCCGCAATTGCTTCGACCGGGTCCCGAGCTGACCGCAGGATTGAAGCGGCTTCGCGCCGCGATCCAGGAGCATTCGGCAAAGACCTTTACGCACCCCGTCGAAACCGCGCCATGACATCGCAACGCGAGCGATTCGGATGGATCATGCTCGCGCTGCTGTGCGCGGCGGCCATCGCCTGCCGATTCCTGGTGGGACGCGACCAGTCGGGTCAGTGGACGTTCGGCTGGCCCGCCTCCGACGCGACCGAGTGGCGCCTTGGCGCGCTGATCAGCGGGCTGCTCGGCGGGGCCGCGCTCTCCATCAGCGGATTGCTTTTGCAGACGCTGCTGCGAAATCCGCTGGCGTCGCCCTTCATCCTTGGTCTCTCCGCGGGAAGCCAAGCATGCGTGGCCGGCTTCTACTGGATCGCGGCGATCGGCGGACCGTGGCTGCTGATGGGCGGCGGAGTGATTCCGGCGACCGCGGGGGCGCTGCTCGCCCTGGGCGTGACCCTCTACTTCGGCCGCGGCAAGGGCGGCGGCATCGACCCGATTTCGCTGGTGCTTTCCGGCGTGATCGTGGGCACGGTCGCCGCAGCGATCGCCTCGCTCATTGAATGGATGCTGCCGCCGGAAATGCGCCCGGCCCTGACGGGATGGGCCCTGGGCCGCGTTCCGGAAGTCCCGCCGCTCTCGGTCTCGCTGGTGACGGGCGTCGCGGTGGGCGCAGGCGTCTTCCTGGGATATCGCCAGGGCTCCATGCTGGATGCCATGGGACTCAGCGACGACGAGAGCGCGTCGATCGGTGTTCCGGTGGCGCGAGTGCGGCTTGCCCTGGTGCTTGGCTCGAGCCTGCTGGCCGCCGCGGCGACGGCGCTCTGCGGCCCGCTGGCCTTCGTCGGACTCATCGGTCCGCACATGGCGCGGAGCTGCGTCGGACCCCGGCATCGCGTCGCGGTGCTCGCCTCCGCAATCGCAGGCAGTGCGCTGCTGGTCGCCGCGGACGCGGTGCGTCACTTCTCGCCCGCCAGCACCGGCCGCCTGCCGGTGGGCGTGATCTGCGCGCTGGCGGGTGGTCCCTTCTTCCTGCTTCTGCTTCGCCGCGGCGCGGCAAGGGCG
This portion of the Planctomycetota bacterium genome encodes:
- a CDS encoding iron ABC transporter permease, with the translated sequence MTSQRERFGWIMLALLCAAAIACRFLVGRDQSGQWTFGWPASDATEWRLGALISGLLGGAALSISGLLLQTLLRNPLASPFILGLSAGSQACVAGFYWIAAIGGPWLLMGGGVIPATAGALLALGVTLYFGRGKGGGIDPISLVLSGVIVGTVAAAIASLIEWMLPPEMRPALTGWALGRVPEVPPLSVSLVTGVAVGAGVFLGYRQGSMLDAMGLSDDESASIGVPVARVRLALVLGSSLLAAAATALCGPLAFVGLIGPHMARSCVGPRHRVAVLASAIAGSALLVAADAVRHFSPASTGRLPVGVICALAGGPFFLLLLRRGAARAWMR